Below is a window of Pseudomonadota bacterium DNA.
TCGGACGGCGGGATCAGAACACGCGCTGCGGCACGAACACGATGTCTCCCGGGCGGAGCACGAAGTTGGGCGTGCGCCCCTCGCCGATCGCCTCGACCGGCACGAGGAACTGCTTCTCGGCGCCGTTGATCACGCGCGTCACCGTCACGTCGTTCATCTTGGCCATCGGGGTGAAGCCGCCGGCGATGGAGATCGCCTCGACGATGCTCATCCCGTCGGCGTACTGGAACGTCCCGGGCTTGTTGACCTGCCCGAACACCGAGATCTTCTTGCTCGTGTACTCCTTGACGAAGACCGAGACGTTCGGGCTCTTGAGGAACTCCCCGTTCACGAGCCCGTCGGCGATCAGCCGCGTGACCTCGGTCGGCGTCATGCCCTGCACCGAGATCGTGCCCAGCAGCGGGTAGTCGATGCTGCCGTCCGAGGCGATGCGGTAGGTGCCGGTCAGCCCCTCCTCCCCGTACACGCGGACGTCGAAGACGTCGCCCGGGCCGAGCGTCGTGTCGGTCGGCGCCTCGTCGGGCCTGACCACGGGCGTCGTCGGGCGCACGCCGCTGCACGCCGCCGTGGCCGTCGCCGCCGCGAGCAAAACCGCCGCCGCGACGCGAACCCTCATTTCAGTAGAAGCCCTTGACCCCGAGGAACCCTTCGAATTTGTGGAACGAGGACTCGACGAACTGCGCCTCGTTGCCAGCCGTGGTCGGATCGTCGGGGTAGTTGTAGCCGAACTCCGTCACGTCGCCCGCGTAACGGGCCGAGGCGATGATCGACAGCCACGCCGTCATGCGGTACTCGAGCGTCAGCGTTGCGCCGATCCAGATGTCGACGCGGTCGGCGGTGTTGGGGGTCGCCCCGCCAACCGGCGCGGGCTGGTTGTACGTGGCGTACTGCCGGCCCGACACATCGCCCCGCAGCGTCGCGAGGAACACGCCGCCGAACAGCTGCGCGTACGAGACGTAGCCGCCGTTCTTGACGTAGTAGTTCGCGTAGTACGAGTCCACGAAGTCCCGCTCGCCGCCGACGCGGATGGTGGACACCGGCGTCGCGTAGAACATCAGCTCCGCCTGGGCGATGATGCCCGAGAAATTGGGGCCGCGCACGTAGTTGCTCACGCCGTACCCGGCGAGGAGCAGCAGGCCGAACTTGTTGGCGAGGAGGCCCTGCAGACCGAACAGAGACCGCACCGGGTAGGACGTCTCCTTGACCGAGTCGTCGCCCATGTAGAGGGTCGGGGTGAAGCGGATCCGGGACACGAGCGCGGTCTTCGGGAAGATCTTCCACGTGGTGAGCACGCGCACGTCGTGGGCGTGCCTGTTCGACTGCTCCGCCATCGTGTCGTCCTCGAAGAACATGAGCTGGAGCCGGTAGCCGGTCTCGATCGTGAGCGTGCCGCCGCCCGGGCGGATGCGCAGGCCGACGCCCGGGCTGAGATCGTGCCGGGCGCGCCCGGCGTCGTCGGAGGACTCGTACGCCTGCTGCGTGCGCAGGTACCCCAGATCCGCCAGGAAGCTGACCTTCCCCTCGGGAAACACGACGAGCTTGAGCCTGGTGTCGACCCCCAGCGCGTTCGCGCCGTTGATCTCGTTGACCGCGTCCTCGTCGGCGTCCCCGACCGGGAAGTGGTGATCGTAGTAGGTCGCGACACCGAGGTTGAACTGAGCCTTCGGCGCCGCGGTCCCGGCACCCTGCGGCCCCTGCTGTGCCGCCGTGCGGCGCGGCGTGCCGAGGTCGACGTACGGCGTGATGCGGAGGCGGACGGACTGGTCCTGGTTCTCCGACTCGTACAGGGAGTTGGTGTCGTACCCGGCCTCGAGCCCGAGGCCGAGGTGCAGCACGAGGGAGTCGCCGACCTGGATCCCCTTCCCCTCGGTCGATTGCCGGTCCTGGAGCCACTCCTGGGCGCCGGCCCCCGACGCGACGAGGAGCAACGATGTCGCCAACAGGCCAGCTGCGAATCCACGCATCAACTCACGCCTATCCGATACTCTCGTTG
It encodes the following:
- a CDS encoding polysaccharide export protein gives rise to the protein MRVRVAAAVLLAAATATAACSGVRPTTPVVRPDEAPTDTTLGPGDVFDVRVYGEEGLTGTYRIASDGSIDYPLLGTISVQGMTPTEVTRLIADGLVNGEFLKSPNVSVFVKEYTSKKISVFGQVNKPGTFQYADGMSIVEAISIAGGFTPMAKMNDVTVTRVINGAEKQFLVPVEAIGEGRTPNFVLRPGDIVFVPQRVF